One window of the Actinomyces wuliandei genome contains the following:
- the gatA gene encoding Asp-tRNA(Asn)/Glu-tRNA(Gln) amidotransferase subunit GatA, producing MTSLLRSSAATQAAALASGEVSSRELTQAHLDRIDAVDHLLGAFLDVSADRALAEADAADAARREGGEAAELAGVPVAVKDLVCTRGQVTTAASAILQGWVPPYDATLVRRVRESRMPVLGKTNLDEFAMGGSTEYSAFGRTANPWDLGRIPGGSSGGSAAAVAAFEAPLAVGTDTGGSIRQPAAVTGTVGVKPTYGTVSRYGVIAMASSLDTPGPMARTVLDAALLHDVIGAYDPLDSTSLPDAPRGMAAVVRAAQERRDLTGLRVGVVAELDGGEGYHPGVVDSFHAALELLRAAGAEVSTVSLPHLEYALDAYYLIMPAEASSNLARYDGMRYGLRVEPSEGPVTAETVMAATRGAGFGDEVKRRVVLGTHVLSAGYYEAYYGSAQKVRTLVQRDFASAWEDYDVLVSPTAPVTAYKFGEKDDPLAMYKLDVTTIPANLAGVPAMSLPSGLSDDGLPVGFQLLAPQRADNRLYRAGAVLEAALDERRGEPLLSCAPGLAEVAGQ from the coding sequence ATGACCTCCCTGCTCCGCTCCTCCGCCGCCACGCAGGCAGCTGCCCTGGCCTCTGGCGAGGTGTCCTCCCGGGAGCTGACTCAGGCGCACCTGGACAGGATAGACGCCGTTGACCACCTTCTCGGCGCGTTTCTCGACGTCAGCGCGGACAGGGCGCTGGCGGAGGCTGACGCCGCCGACGCGGCTCGCCGTGAGGGCGGGGAAGCTGCCGAGTTGGCGGGTGTCCCTGTGGCCGTCAAGGACCTTGTCTGCACCCGTGGTCAGGTCACGACCGCAGCCTCGGCGATCCTCCAGGGCTGGGTACCTCCCTATGACGCCACCCTGGTGCGGCGCGTCCGAGAGTCTCGGATGCCGGTACTGGGCAAGACGAACCTGGACGAGTTCGCCATGGGCGGCTCCACCGAGTACTCGGCCTTCGGCCGGACCGCCAATCCCTGGGACCTCGGCCGTATTCCGGGGGGCTCGTCCGGGGGCTCGGCCGCTGCCGTCGCTGCCTTCGAGGCACCGCTGGCAGTGGGGACCGATACGGGCGGCTCCATCCGCCAGCCTGCGGCAGTGACTGGCACGGTCGGCGTCAAGCCCACCTACGGGACCGTGTCACGCTACGGCGTCATCGCCATGGCCTCCTCCCTGGACACGCCGGGTCCGATGGCTCGTACCGTCCTGGACGCAGCCCTGCTGCACGACGTCATCGGCGCCTACGACCCGTTGGACTCCACCTCGCTGCCTGACGCTCCTCGGGGCATGGCTGCGGTTGTTCGCGCGGCGCAGGAGCGCCGTGACCTGACTGGCCTGCGGGTGGGGGTGGTTGCCGAGCTGGACGGGGGCGAAGGATACCACCCGGGGGTCGTGGACTCCTTCCACGCCGCCCTGGAGCTGCTCCGGGCCGCTGGTGCTGAGGTCTCTACCGTCTCCCTGCCGCACCTGGAGTACGCGCTTGACGCCTACTACCTGATCATGCCTGCGGAGGCCTCGTCAAACCTGGCCCGTTATGACGGGATGCGTTACGGGCTGCGTGTTGAGCCGTCGGAGGGGCCGGTGACGGCTGAGACGGTGATGGCGGCGACTCGGGGAGCGGGTTTTGGTGACGAGGTCAAGCGCCGGGTGGTCCTGGGGACGCACGTGCTGTCCGCCGGCTACTACGAGGCCTACTACGGTAGCGCCCAGAAGGTGCGCACACTCGTTCAGCGGGACTTTGCCTCTGCCTGGGAGGATTACGACGTCCTGGTCTCGCCCACCGCGCCGGTGACCGCCTACAAGTTCGGTGAGAAGGACGACCCGCTGGCGATGTACAAGCTGGACGTGACGACGATTCCTGCCAACCTGGCCGGAGTGCCCGCCATGAGCCTGCCCTCGGGGCTCAGTGATGACGGGCTGCCTGTGGGTTTCCAGCTCCTGGCACCTCAGCGGGCCGACAACCGCCTCTACCGCGCAGGGGCGGTCCTGGAGGCTGCGCTCGACGAGCGGCGTGGCGAGCCGCTGCTGTCCTGTGCTCCTGGGCTGGCCGAGGTGGCCGGGCAGTGA
- a CDS encoding NAD(P)-dependent malic enzyme yields MVQPSPSYTVALHLKVPASQKAVARLVDTATATGAVVTGVDVAEAGADTLTVDLTADTRDSRHRGDLVSRLDELDGVVVETVGDSTFLAHVGGKIEVVGTYPIHNRRDLARVYTPGVARVCKAIYDHPERARKLTIKKNTVAVVTDGTAVLGMGDIGPSAAMPVMEGKAVLFKQFGNVDAWPVALDTKDPEEIISIVKAIAPAYGGINLEDIAAPKCFDIEERLREELDIPVFHDDQHGTAIVTLAALINALKVVGKKIEDVRIVLSGVGAAGNAIAKLLMAHGATDIVGYGRTGALSAHDTDGMNQHRRWLAENTNPRRVTGTLKEGLVGADVFIGVSSGNLLEPEDLSVMAEDAIVFAMANPTPEVDPIGAANYAAVVATGRSDFPNQINNVLAFPGLFRGLLDTGITEITTNLLRAAATGIASVVDTDEISPVYIIPGAFDTHVAEAVASAVRRFAEEK; encoded by the coding sequence ATGGTTCAGCCTAGCCCTAGTTACACCGTCGCCCTGCACCTCAAGGTTCCCGCGTCCCAGAAGGCTGTGGCCCGGCTGGTGGACACCGCCACTGCCACCGGAGCTGTCGTGACCGGTGTGGACGTTGCAGAGGCGGGTGCCGATACGCTGACTGTAGATCTGACTGCGGACACCCGAGACTCCAGGCACCGTGGTGACCTGGTTTCCAGGCTTGACGAGCTTGACGGCGTCGTCGTCGAGACTGTCGGGGACTCTACCTTCCTGGCCCACGTCGGCGGTAAGATTGAGGTAGTGGGGACGTACCCGATCCATAACCGTCGTGACCTTGCGCGCGTGTACACCCCTGGCGTCGCCCGGGTCTGCAAGGCTATCTACGACCACCCGGAGCGCGCCCGAAAGCTCACAATCAAAAAGAATACCGTTGCGGTGGTGACAGACGGTACTGCCGTGCTTGGAATGGGTGATATCGGCCCGTCCGCCGCCATGCCGGTCATGGAGGGCAAGGCTGTGCTGTTCAAGCAGTTTGGAAACGTTGACGCGTGGCCGGTCGCTCTGGACACCAAGGACCCGGAGGAGATCATCTCCATAGTCAAGGCCATTGCACCTGCCTACGGTGGCATCAACCTGGAAGATATTGCGGCCCCCAAGTGCTTCGACATTGAGGAGCGCCTGCGGGAAGAACTTGATATTCCGGTGTTCCACGACGATCAGCACGGGACCGCGATCGTGACCCTGGCTGCGCTGATCAACGCGCTGAAGGTCGTGGGGAAGAAGATTGAGGATGTCCGTATCGTCCTGTCGGGCGTCGGTGCGGCCGGGAACGCCATCGCCAAGTTGCTCATGGCTCACGGGGCCACAGATATCGTGGGGTACGGACGTACCGGAGCGTTGTCGGCGCATGATACTGACGGAATGAACCAGCACCGCAGGTGGCTGGCAGAGAACACGAATCCGCGTCGGGTCACAGGAACCCTCAAGGAGGGCCTGGTTGGTGCTGACGTATTCATTGGGGTGTCGTCGGGGAACCTTCTCGAGCCCGAGGACCTTTCTGTTATGGCTGAGGACGCCATTGTGTTCGCGATGGCCAACCCTACTCCGGAGGTTGATCCCATCGGCGCTGCCAACTATGCGGCTGTCGTGGCAACCGGACGTTCGGACTTCCCCAATCAGATCAATAACGTCCTAGCATTTCCCGGACTGTTCCGCGGGCTGCTGGACACGGGAATCACGGAGATTACTACCAACTTGCTTCGTGCCGCTGCGACGGGTATCGCCTCCGTTGTGGACACTGATGAGATCAGCCCTGTATACATTATACCTGGGGCGTTTGACACGCATGTCGCTGAGGCTGTTGCCAGTGCTGTGCGGCGGTTTGCCGAGGAGAAGTAG
- the gatB gene encoding Asp-tRNA(Asn)/Glu-tRNA(Gln) amidotransferase subunit GatB yields the protein MSDPLMDFDEAVRRYDPVLGLEVHVELGTETKMFDAAPNVFGAQPNTMVTPTSVGLPGALPQVNGRGVEYAIRIGLALGCQIARSCRFARKNYFYPDLSKNFQTSQSDEPIAYDGAVEVELADGTSFTVPVERAHMEEDAGKNTHVGGADGRIEGAQYSLVDYNRAGVPLVEIVTRPIEGAGERAPEVAAAYVRTLRDVFRAIGVSKARMELGNVRADVNVSLRESPDAPLGVRTETKNVNTFRGIEQCVRYEIQRQAAVLAAGGHVVQETRHGQADGTTRAGRVKSDADDYRYFPEPDLVPVVPSREWVEEIRASLPEMPMVRRRRLREEWSLSEAEMRDVVNAGAVDLIEATVRSGTSGQAARKWWMGELSRAARERESPLEELPVTPGQVAQLQMLVDSGRLTDKLARQVLEGVLAGEGDPEAVATTRGLKVVSDDSALLEVVNAALEAHPDVVEKIRGGKVQAAGAIVGAVMKATKGQADARRVRELVMERAQG from the coding sequence ATGAGCGACCCGCTGATGGACTTTGACGAGGCCGTGCGCCGTTACGACCCGGTGCTGGGGCTGGAGGTGCATGTCGAGCTCGGTACTGAGACCAAGATGTTTGACGCCGCACCCAACGTCTTCGGTGCCCAGCCGAACACGATGGTGACTCCTACCTCGGTAGGGCTTCCCGGGGCGCTGCCCCAGGTCAACGGCCGGGGGGTGGAGTACGCGATCCGTATCGGGCTGGCCCTGGGATGCCAGATAGCCCGGTCCTGCCGATTCGCGAGAAAGAACTACTTCTACCCGGACCTGTCGAAGAACTTCCAGACCTCTCAGTCGGATGAGCCGATTGCCTACGACGGGGCGGTCGAGGTCGAGCTGGCGGACGGGACCTCCTTTACCGTTCCTGTCGAGCGGGCGCACATGGAGGAGGACGCGGGGAAGAACACCCATGTCGGTGGCGCGGACGGCCGGATCGAGGGTGCCCAATACTCCCTGGTGGACTACAACCGTGCAGGGGTGCCGCTGGTCGAGATCGTCACCCGCCCCATCGAGGGTGCCGGTGAGCGGGCGCCGGAGGTCGCGGCCGCCTACGTGCGCACGCTGCGCGACGTCTTCCGGGCGATAGGTGTTTCCAAGGCCCGGATGGAGCTGGGAAATGTGAGGGCAGACGTCAACGTCTCCTTACGAGAGTCTCCTGACGCCCCCCTGGGGGTGCGTACGGAGACCAAGAACGTCAACACCTTCCGTGGGATCGAGCAGTGTGTCCGCTATGAGATCCAGCGACAGGCGGCTGTTCTTGCGGCCGGAGGCCATGTGGTCCAGGAGACCCGGCACGGCCAGGCGGACGGGACGACGCGGGCGGGACGGGTCAAGTCTGACGCGGACGACTACCGTTACTTCCCTGAGCCGGATCTCGTTCCGGTGGTGCCGTCTCGCGAGTGGGTGGAGGAGATCCGTGCCAGTCTGCCGGAGATGCCGATGGTGCGGCGGCGTCGGCTCCGGGAGGAGTGGTCCCTCAGCGAGGCGGAGATGCGTGATGTGGTCAATGCTGGGGCAGTGGACCTGATCGAGGCCACGGTGCGGAGCGGGACAAGCGGGCAGGCCGCACGTAAGTGGTGGATGGGGGAGCTGTCTCGTGCCGCCAGGGAGAGGGAGAGCCCCTTGGAAGAGCTGCCGGTGACGCCGGGACAGGTCGCTCAGCTGCAGATGCTGGTTGACTCTGGGCGCCTGACCGACAAGCTGGCGCGGCAGGTCCTGGAAGGAGTCCTTGCCGGGGAAGGGGACCCGGAGGCAGTGGCGACGACCCGAGGGCTGAAGGTCGTCTCCGACGACTCTGCGCTGCTGGAGGTCGTGAACGCTGCATTGGAGGCACACCCTGATGTCGTGGAGAAGATACGGGGCGGAAAGGTCCAGGCTGCGGGTGCGATCGTCGGCGCAGTGATGAAGGCCACCAAGGGGCAGGCGGACGCAAGGCGAGTTCGTGAGCTGGTCATGGAGCGCGCTCAGGGCTGA
- the gatC gene encoding Asp-tRNA(Asn)/Glu-tRNA(Gln) amidotransferase subunit GatC codes for MSAISKDEVARVAALARVALTEEEVDRLAGELDAVASSFARVASVVTADLPATSHPVPLTNVLRQDAPGAVLDAEELLAGAPAAEGSLFLVPRILGEETA; via the coding sequence ATGTCTGCTATCTCGAAGGATGAGGTCGCTCGTGTCGCTGCACTGGCGCGCGTGGCTCTGACTGAGGAGGAGGTGGATCGTCTGGCTGGTGAGCTGGACGCGGTCGCCTCCTCCTTTGCCCGTGTCGCGAGCGTGGTGACTGCTGACCTGCCCGCTACCTCCCACCCTGTCCCGCTGACCAACGTCCTGCGGCAGGATGCTCCCGGGGCCGTCCTGGACGCCGAGGAGCTGCTTGCGGGAGCGCCGGCGGCTGAGGGCTCCCTGTTTCTTGTTCCACGGATCCTGGGGGAGGAGACGGCCTGA